The following are from one region of the Sandaracinus amylolyticus genome:
- a CDS encoding tetratricopeptide repeat protein, whose product MIKVACLSCAAPYDLDERRLPASGLKMRCPKCGTTFQVFPDGRVAEAAAAAPKKTQVGVAPPPAPAPAPAAARPAPAKPATPLDDLDLDLPAPAAPKRAPIAVGPTPPQPAAPAKRAPIPMGPTPPQPAAPAKRAPIAMGPTPQPAPAPQARAPLAPAFDASADLDLPAPRGAVKPAPLGLDGDLDLDLPAPRAAAKPAPAKPAAPAKPAPAALDDFDLPAPRSAAKRAAPPDDGFDLDLPAPRAAKPTPGGEVDLPTPRAATPRKPLAPAFEPARPADGLELDLPAPRGASRGIGLELDLPAPRAAAAPAPQAPRGPALADASRTPFDDDLDLPAIRPEAELPAPKGSFDLELDLPATREPAGRPALAAADDAFGDLDLPMPGGRSAPPAGAGALSFGDLDLPAPRDGGVDLPTPATHRAELPALRVDADLPIPRAGHSDLPLPGADSSFGDLELPTPNAPAGRASLPPGDELELPMPAPRASRGHGELDLGGGGDDEMEFADIPQASPGGGSAPMAVAPVARPSTARARDKSATPPKRGRTAAILIGLMVLIVGAGAALGLTPLGPFGIFALEPFLPGSGDPAVVARVITDADALVAHDVRSDSWRALQQLGVARRDAGLSRELLARSLLHESLYQIRFGADAGGAARAAAIHERLTQREADDPRAALALAADQLRSGNPSGVVARIATARQHAPTDPFVDIVEGEAALADGRPADAATAFRAALDHGGGAAAQWGLARALTSGEDQAAIDAAIEATLAASPMHAGARVTKARRLWENASDEAGALALARQVAGMEPVDGQTLRASSADRADALVLLGRIHERRGRIHQALQSYEAARETDGRRVEAALGAGRMLLEQSPSEALARFEAVLGVEGAVEVIVQPSGRSAQHEAQLGAARAKLSVGRVEEARGNLEALAAQRPEDPEVFLWLGRAEQQLQHPEAAEQQFREAIRLGPSVFESYLALARLYVDVDRGGDALAVLEQARTQVPESAEMRQSLGMFELGRNRLPEAIRELRRALELDAQLPGASFGLGVALRRSNRLDDAAEVFERLAQIDPGHPGLALERGLLYEARGESDRAVRFYADALAESPDDPELLLRLGAAQVAAGQIDAAEDSLTRAQRLTPSSAEVEHFLGRVAFSRHNLPTASQHFERAIGLDATRGEFHLYAGWAALEEGQIGRARERVQEAIRRDPTLGDAYWIRGAVSLRTGAVRDALVDLQRAIELRPERTEAIALMGECYDQVRQLPQAIAAYERAVAARDTQGEWWYRLGRLRLDAGQRGEAARALARATLLGEATTPQPGWLADAHRLQGDAQRLGGERAGAIEHYRRYLEIAPASAIDRSEVRDAMMDLGAVPPGE is encoded by the coding sequence ATGATCAAGGTCGCCTGCCTCTCCTGCGCCGCCCCGTACGACCTCGACGAGCGGCGCCTGCCTGCGAGCGGGCTGAAGATGCGCTGCCCGAAGTGCGGCACGACGTTCCAGGTCTTTCCCGATGGTCGCGTCGCCGAGGCCGCCGCCGCCGCACCGAAGAAGACGCAGGTCGGCGTCGCACCGCCCCCCGCGCCGGCACCGGCGCCCGCCGCAGCCCGCCCCGCGCCGGCGAAGCCCGCGACGCCGCTCGACGATCTCGACCTCGATCTCCCCGCGCCCGCCGCGCCCAAGCGCGCACCGATCGCGGTGGGCCCCACCCCGCCGCAGCCCGCCGCCCCCGCGAAGCGCGCGCCGATCCCGATGGGCCCCACCCCGCCGCAGCCCGCCGCCCCCGCGAAGCGCGCACCGATCGCGATGGGCCCCACGCCCCAGCCGGCTCCGGCGCCCCAGGCCCGCGCGCCGCTCGCGCCGGCGTTCGACGCGTCGGCCGATCTCGATCTGCCCGCGCCGCGCGGCGCGGTGAAGCCCGCGCCGCTCGGGCTCGACGGCGATCTCGACCTCGATCTCCCCGCACCGCGCGCCGCCGCGAAGCCCGCCCCCGCGAAGCCCGCCGCGCCCGCGAAGCCCGCGCCCGCGGCGCTCGACGACTTCGATCTCCCCGCGCCGCGCAGCGCGGCCAAGCGCGCCGCCCCGCCCGACGACGGCTTCGATCTCGATCTCCCCGCGCCCCGCGCCGCGAAGCCCACGCCCGGCGGCGAGGTCGACCTCCCCACCCCGCGCGCCGCGACTCCGCGGAAGCCGCTCGCGCCCGCCTTCGAGCCGGCGCGCCCCGCCGACGGTCTCGAGCTCGATCTCCCCGCGCCCCGCGGCGCGTCCCGGGGCATCGGTCTCGAGCTCGATCTCCCCGCGCCCCGCGCCGCCGCTGCGCCTGCGCCCCAGGCACCGCGCGGACCGGCGCTCGCCGACGCCTCGCGCACGCCGTTCGACGACGACCTCGACCTCCCCGCGATCCGCCCCGAGGCCGAGCTCCCCGCGCCGAAGGGCAGCTTCGATCTCGAGCTCGATCTCCCCGCCACCCGCGAGCCCGCAGGACGTCCCGCGCTCGCGGCCGCCGACGACGCGTTCGGCGACCTCGACCTGCCGATGCCGGGCGGACGCAGCGCGCCGCCCGCCGGCGCCGGCGCGCTCAGCTTCGGCGATCTCGACCTCCCCGCTCCCCGCGACGGCGGCGTCGATCTCCCCACGCCCGCCACCCACCGCGCCGAGCTCCCCGCGCTACGCGTCGACGCGGACCTCCCGATCCCGCGCGCCGGACACTCCGATCTCCCGCTGCCCGGCGCCGACTCGTCGTTCGGCGATCTCGAGCTCCCGACGCCCAACGCGCCCGCGGGCCGCGCCTCGCTCCCGCCCGGCGACGAGCTCGAGCTCCCGATGCCCGCCCCGCGCGCATCGCGCGGCCACGGCGAGCTCGACCTCGGTGGCGGCGGCGACGACGAGATGGAGTTCGCCGACATCCCTCAGGCGAGCCCCGGCGGCGGCTCCGCGCCGATGGCGGTCGCGCCGGTCGCGCGCCCCTCGACCGCGCGTGCCCGCGACAAGTCCGCGACCCCGCCCAAGCGCGGCCGCACCGCCGCGATCCTCATCGGCCTCATGGTGCTGATCGTCGGCGCGGGTGCCGCGCTCGGCCTCACGCCGCTCGGCCCGTTCGGCATCTTCGCGCTCGAGCCCTTCCTTCCCGGCTCGGGCGATCCCGCGGTGGTCGCGCGCGTGATCACCGACGCCGACGCGCTCGTCGCGCACGACGTGCGCAGCGACTCGTGGCGCGCGCTCCAGCAGCTCGGCGTCGCGCGTCGCGATGCGGGCCTCAGCCGCGAGCTCCTCGCGCGCAGCCTGCTGCACGAGTCGCTCTACCAGATCCGCTTCGGCGCCGACGCCGGAGGCGCTGCGCGCGCCGCCGCGATCCACGAGCGCCTCACCCAGCGCGAGGCCGACGACCCGCGCGCCGCGCTCGCGCTCGCCGCCGATCAGCTGCGCAGCGGCAACCCGAGCGGCGTCGTCGCGCGCATCGCGACCGCGCGCCAGCACGCCCCCACCGATCCCTTCGTCGACATCGTCGAGGGCGAGGCCGCGCTCGCCGACGGACGCCCCGCCGATGCGGCGACCGCGTTCCGTGCCGCGCTCGATCACGGCGGTGGCGCGGCGGCGCAGTGGGGCCTCGCGCGCGCGCTCACGAGCGGCGAGGACCAGGCCGCGATCGACGCCGCGATCGAGGCGACGCTCGCCGCGAGCCCGATGCACGCCGGCGCGCGCGTGACCAAGGCGCGGCGGCTCTGGGAGAACGCGTCCGACGAGGCCGGTGCGCTCGCGCTCGCGCGTCAGGTCGCGGGCATGGAGCCGGTCGACGGGCAGACGCTGCGCGCGTCGTCCGCGGACCGCGCCGACGCGCTCGTCCTGCTCGGTCGCATCCACGAGCGCCGCGGCCGCATCCACCAGGCGCTCCAGTCGTACGAGGCCGCGCGCGAGACCGACGGGCGCCGCGTCGAGGCCGCGCTCGGTGCGGGCCGCATGCTGCTCGAGCAGAGCCCCTCGGAGGCGCTCGCGCGCTTCGAGGCGGTGCTCGGCGTCGAGGGCGCGGTCGAGGTGATCGTGCAGCCGAGCGGGCGGAGCGCGCAGCACGAGGCGCAGCTCGGCGCGGCGCGCGCGAAGCTCTCGGTGGGCCGCGTCGAGGAAGCGCGCGGCAACCTCGAGGCGCTCGCGGCCCAGCGCCCCGAGGATCCCGAGGTCTTCCTGTGGCTCGGCCGCGCGGAGCAGCAGCTCCAGCACCCCGAGGCCGCGGAGCAGCAGTTCCGCGAGGCGATCCGCCTCGGACCCTCGGTGTTCGAGAGCTACCTCGCGCTCGCGCGCCTGTACGTCGACGTCGATCGCGGCGGCGACGCGCTCGCGGTGCTCGAGCAGGCGCGCACCCAGGTGCCGGAGAGCGCGGAGATGCGGCAGTCGCTCGGCATGTTCGAGCTCGGCCGCAACCGCCTGCCCGAGGCGATCCGCGAGCTGCGCCGCGCGCTCGAGCTCGACGCGCAGCTGCCCGGCGCGAGCTTCGGGCTCGGCGTCGCGCTGCGTCGCTCGAACCGTCTCGACGATGCCGCCGAGGTGTTCGAGCGGCTCGCGCAGATCGATCCCGGCCATCCCGGCCTCGCGCTCGAGCGCGGCCTGCTCTACGAGGCGCGCGGCGAGTCGGATCGCGCGGTGCGCTTCTACGCGGACGCGCTCGCGGAGTCGCCCGACGATCCCGAGCTGCTGCTGCGCCTCGGCGCGGCGCAGGTCGCGGCCGGGCAGATCGACGCCGCGGAGGACTCGCTCACGCGCGCCCAGCGGCTCACGCCGAGCTCGGCCGAGGTCGAGCACTTCCTCGGCCGCGTCGCGTTCTCGCGCCACAACCTGCCGACCGCGAGCCAGCACTTCGAGCGCGCGATCGGGCTCGACGCGACCCGCGGCGAGTTCCACCTCTACGCCGGCTGGGCCGCGCTCGAGGAAGGTCAGATCGGCCGCGCGCGCGAGCGCGTGCAGGAGGCCATCCGCCGCGATCCCACGCTCGGCGACGCGTACTGGATCCGCGGCGCGGTCAGCCTGCGCACCGGCGCGGTGCGCGACGCGCTCGTCGACCTGCAGCGCGCGATCGAGCTGCGCCCCGAGCGCACCGAGGCGATCGCGCTGATGGGCGAGTGCTACGACCAGGTGCGCCAGCTCCCGCAGGCGATCGCGGCGTACGAGCGTGCAGTCGCCGCGCGCGACACCCAGGGCGAGTGGTGGTACCGGCTCGGACGGCTGCGCCTCGACGCAGGCCAGCGTGGCGAGGCGGCGCGGGCGCTCGCGAGGGCGACGTTGCTCGGCGAGGCGACGACGCCGCAGCCCGGGTGGCTCGCCGACGCACATCGACTGCAGGGCGACGCGCAGCGGCTCGGCGGCGAGCGCGCGGGCGCGATCGAGCACTACCGTCGTTACCTCGAGATCGCGCCGGCGAGCGCGATCGACCGCAGCGAGGTGCGCGACGCGATGATGGATCTCGGAGCGGTCCCGCCGGGCGAGTGA
- a CDS encoding 5'-deoxyadenosine deaminase: MSLDIDVIIRGGTVITMDPERRVLRADVLVRGDRIVAIEPRGRIGTAARVVDADGCVVVPGFVQAHVHLCQALFRGMADDLPLMDWLRRRIWPLEAAHDEASLRASARLGLAEMMRAGTTTILDIGTVHHEDVVFEAMAESGMRGFSGKAMMDRGQGVPKGLRETTRESLRESERLAAKWHGAESGRLGYAFGPRFILSCSEGLLRETATLARDKGARIHSHASEHKGERDEVRKILGKDDVDVLAGWGIAGPDVILAHGVQLGRAQMKRMAERGTRIAHCPSANLKLASGIADVVAMREAGLVVGIGADGAPCNNRMDPFTELRQAALLAKVRREDAAALAPIDALAMLTIDGAKALGIDGQVGSIEIGKKADVAVVRLDGLHCEPLPTGEPYEDGAAGGDPVARLVYSATASDVTDVLIDGRAVVRGGALRTLEEGAVREEARREALRLRKRAEIR; the protein is encoded by the coding sequence GTGAGCCTCGACATCGACGTGATCATCCGCGGCGGCACGGTGATCACGATGGATCCCGAGCGCCGCGTGCTGCGCGCCGACGTGCTCGTGCGCGGCGATCGCATCGTCGCGATCGAGCCACGAGGGCGCATCGGGACGGCCGCGCGCGTGGTCGACGCCGACGGATGCGTGGTGGTGCCCGGCTTCGTGCAGGCGCACGTGCACCTCTGTCAGGCGCTCTTCCGCGGCATGGCCGACGACCTGCCGCTGATGGACTGGCTGCGGCGCCGCATCTGGCCGCTCGAGGCCGCCCACGACGAGGCCTCGCTGCGTGCGAGCGCGCGGCTGGGCCTCGCGGAGATGATGCGCGCGGGCACCACGACGATCCTCGACATCGGCACGGTGCACCACGAGGACGTGGTGTTCGAGGCGATGGCCGAGTCGGGGATGCGCGGCTTCTCCGGCAAGGCGATGATGGATCGCGGCCAGGGCGTGCCGAAGGGCCTGCGCGAGACGACGCGCGAGAGCCTCCGCGAGAGCGAGCGCCTCGCCGCGAAGTGGCACGGCGCGGAGAGCGGACGGCTCGGCTACGCGTTCGGTCCGCGCTTCATCCTCTCGTGCAGCGAGGGCCTGCTGCGCGAGACCGCGACGCTCGCGCGCGACAAGGGCGCGCGCATCCACTCCCACGCGAGCGAGCACAAGGGCGAGCGCGACGAGGTCCGCAAGATCCTCGGCAAGGACGACGTCGACGTGCTCGCGGGGTGGGGCATCGCGGGGCCCGACGTGATCCTCGCGCACGGCGTGCAGCTCGGGCGCGCGCAGATGAAGCGCATGGCGGAGCGGGGGACGCGCATCGCGCACTGTCCGAGCGCGAACCTGAAGCTCGCGAGCGGCATCGCGGACGTGGTCGCGATGCGCGAGGCCGGGCTCGTGGTGGGGATCGGCGCGGACGGAGCGCCCTGCAACAACCGCATGGATCCGTTCACCGAGCTGCGTCAGGCGGCGCTGCTCGCGAAGGTGAGGCGCGAGGACGCGGCGGCGCTGGCGCCGATCGACGCGCTCGCGATGCTGACGATCGACGGCGCGAAGGCGCTGGGGATCGACGGGCAGGTCGGCTCGATCGAGATCGGGAAGAAGGCGGATGTCGCGGTGGTGCGGCTCGACGGGCTGCACTGCGAGCCGCTGCCGACGGGAGAGCCCTACGAGGACGGCGCAGCGGGCGGCGATCCGGTGGCGAGGCTCGTGTACTCGGCGACCGCGAGCGACGTGACCGACGTGCTGATCGACGGGCGCGCGGTGGTGCGCGGCGGGGCGCTGAGGACGTTGGAAGAGGGAGCGGTGCGGGAGGAGGCGCGACGGGAGGCGTTGCGGCTCCGGAAGCGCGCGGAGATCCGCTGA
- a CDS encoding cytidine deaminase, translating to MSSPAIDWDALARAAREIRGRAYAPYSGYTVGAALLAEDGRVFVGCNVENASYGLCICAERSAISAAVAAGVKRFRAIAVASPGDVAATPCGMCRQVLAEFPPSFPVRCYPERGEAIESDVATLLPGAFGPAVLERGRAKA from the coding sequence TTGAGCTCGCCGGCGATCGACTGGGACGCGCTCGCCCGCGCCGCGCGCGAGATCCGCGGCCGCGCCTACGCGCCGTACTCGGGCTACACGGTCGGCGCGGCGCTGCTCGCGGAGGACGGGCGCGTGTTCGTCGGCTGCAACGTCGAGAACGCGAGCTACGGCCTCTGCATCTGTGCCGAGCGCAGCGCGATCTCGGCGGCGGTCGCGGCGGGCGTGAAGCGCTTCCGCGCGATCGCGGTCGCGTCGCCGGGCGACGTCGCGGCGACGCCCTGCGGCATGTGCCGCCAGGTGCTCGCGGAGTTCCCGCCTTCGTTCCCGGTGCGCTGCTATCCCGAGCGCGGCGAGGCGATCGAGAGCGACGTGGCGACGCTGCTGCCCGGCGCGTTCGGGCCCGCGGTGCTCGAGCGCGGAAGGGCGAAGGCGTGA
- a CDS encoding purine-nucleoside phosphorylase, giving the protein MAHAVSSAARLEEAVAAVRARTDACPRVALVLGSGLGSFADTLEGATRIPYEEIPGMPVSGVAGHAGRLVIGRAEGVPCIAMQGRVHLYEGHESADVVFGLRLMMRLGAKVVVVTNAAGGANPALEPGDLMLIEDHLNMTGRTPLLGPNDEALGPRFPDMSEAYDPGLRRLAREVAGELGVPLRGGIYAGLLGPSYETPAEIRMLQRLGADAVGMSTVLETIAARHAGARVLGISCITNKGAGLSAQLLDHKEVQEVADRVRDRFVALLRGVLAALAKESG; this is encoded by the coding sequence ATGGCTCATGCGGTCTCTTCCGCCGCGCGGCTCGAGGAGGCGGTCGCCGCCGTCCGGGCCCGCACCGACGCGTGCCCGCGCGTCGCGCTCGTTCTCGGCTCGGGGCTCGGCAGCTTCGCGGACACGCTCGAGGGTGCGACGCGCATCCCCTACGAAGAGATCCCCGGCATGCCGGTCAGCGGCGTCGCGGGTCACGCGGGTCGCCTCGTGATCGGTCGCGCCGAGGGCGTGCCGTGCATCGCGATGCAGGGTCGGGTGCATCTCTACGAAGGGCACGAGTCGGCGGACGTCGTGTTCGGGCTGCGCCTGATGATGCGGCTCGGCGCGAAGGTCGTCGTCGTGACGAACGCCGCGGGCGGCGCCAACCCGGCGCTCGAGCCCGGCGATCTCATGCTGATCGAGGATCACCTCAACATGACGGGGCGCACGCCGCTGCTCGGGCCCAACGACGAGGCGCTCGGGCCGCGCTTCCCCGACATGAGCGAGGCCTACGATCCCGGGCTGCGTCGCCTCGCGCGCGAGGTCGCGGGCGAGCTGGGCGTTCCGCTCCGCGGCGGCATCTACGCGGGTCTGCTCGGGCCGAGCTACGAGACGCCCGCGGAGATCCGCATGCTGCAGCGCCTCGGCGCCGACGCGGTGGGCATGAGCACGGTGCTCGAGACCATCGCGGCGCGTCACGCGGGCGCGCGGGTGCTCGGCATCTCGTGCATCACGAACAAGGGCGCGGGCCTCTCGGCGCAGCTCCTCGATCACAAGGAAGTGCAGGAGGTCGCGGACCGGGTGCGCGACCGCTTCGTGGCGCTGCTGCGCGGCGTGCTCGCTGCGCTCGCGAAGGAGAGCGGTTGA
- a CDS encoding NifU family protein encodes MSPRADLERMIDEILRPLLEADGGGIELVSFDGEELVLTLTGAFRGDPGAPYVQHRIVRPAVRKALGRDVKIRYAVAREERVSPARS; translated from the coding sequence TTGAGCCCTCGCGCCGACCTCGAACGGATGATCGACGAGATCCTGCGGCCATTGCTGGAGGCCGACGGCGGCGGCATCGAGCTCGTGTCGTTCGACGGCGAGGAGCTCGTGCTCACGCTGACCGGCGCGTTCCGCGGGGATCCCGGGGCGCCCTACGTGCAGCACCGCATCGTGCGGCCGGCGGTCCGGAAGGCGCTGGGGCGCGACGTGAAGATCCGCTACGCCGTGGCGCGCGAGGAGCGCGTCTCGCCGGCCCGCAGTTAG
- a CDS encoding RluA family pseudouridine synthase gives MSDPSAPFDLEIAEAHDGDRLDRVLAAMCPSISRSTFQRWIDEGRVTIAGAPVISKTRAKAGAKVHVVPAPPPPSDATPQDIPLVVLHEDEHLAVIDKPAGLVVHPAPGHADGTLVNALLFRFGITIDEPASASDDDDAIPTGPPRPGIVHRLDRFTSGVMVVARTPAAREGLTAQFAAHSIERAYLAICEGEHPARATYDTLHGRHPRDRKKFSGKVVRGKRAVTHVERVESLRGTSLVRCRLETGRTHQIRVHLSEHGFPLLGDPLYGRAPHDPFVREVAEKLGGRQALHAAVLGFVHPITKQTLRFETPLPPDLREALEALRSRA, from the coding sequence GTGAGCGATCCGAGCGCTCCCTTCGATCTCGAGATCGCGGAGGCGCACGACGGAGACCGGCTCGATCGCGTGCTCGCCGCGATGTGCCCGTCGATCTCGCGCTCGACGTTCCAGCGCTGGATCGACGAAGGGCGCGTGACGATCGCGGGCGCGCCGGTGATCTCGAAGACGCGCGCGAAGGCGGGCGCGAAGGTGCACGTCGTGCCCGCGCCGCCGCCCCCGAGCGACGCGACGCCGCAGGACATCCCGCTCGTCGTGCTGCACGAGGACGAGCACCTCGCGGTGATCGACAAGCCCGCGGGGCTCGTGGTGCATCCCGCGCCGGGCCACGCCGACGGCACGCTGGTGAACGCCCTGCTCTTCCGGTTCGGGATCACGATCGACGAGCCCGCGAGCGCGAGCGACGACGACGATGCGATCCCGACCGGACCGCCGCGCCCGGGGATCGTGCACCGCCTCGATCGCTTCACGAGCGGCGTGATGGTCGTCGCGCGCACGCCCGCGGCGCGCGAAGGGCTCACCGCGCAATTCGCGGCGCACTCGATCGAGCGCGCGTACCTCGCGATCTGCGAGGGCGAGCACCCGGCGCGCGCGACCTACGACACGCTGCACGGCCGTCACCCGCGCGATCGCAAGAAGTTCAGCGGCAAGGTCGTGCGCGGGAAGCGCGCGGTCACGCACGTGGAGCGCGTGGAGTCGTTGCGCGGCACGTCGCTGGTGCGGTGCCGGCTCGAGACCGGGCGCACCCATCAGATCCGCGTGCACCTCTCGGAGCACGGCTTTCCGCTGCTCGGCGATCCACTCTACGGGCGCGCGCCGCACGATCCGTTCGTGCGCGAGGTCGCGGAGAAGCTCGGAGGACGACAGGCGCTGCACGCGGCGGTGCTCGGCTTCGTGCACCCGATCACGAAGCAGACGCTGCGCTTCGAGACGCCGCTGCCGCCCGACCTGCGCGAGGCGCTCGAGGCGCTGCGCAGCCGCGCATGA
- a CDS encoding OmpA family protein gives MIPSLRAASRGLGRVLIAALVAAAFGGAPAVAEAQPPRGFDLQLYNPPAAVGSTFVIDRPGVPRHLNAVFGIAASYAGEPFVRVDPEGSTQPVMSHLFQGELLAAIGLFEWIELGLALPVAVAEVADDALAPQLSRSLVAGLSDMRLSMKMPIVRGDFSLAGRLVVGLPTGDSGAFLGMGYWTTLPEIVAAWDLGVVRLAGELGYRFRQRRSLPGFEQDDELQIALGGEVPIAPQVSIVVDTQLRVGTGGRTVRENEVPWDANAGARVALGDGMTLEAAVGFGIHGGYGAPLARGVLTFRYATERDPCVGGPEDFDGFEDGDFCADLDNDRDGLEDVLDACRNDPEDVDEFADDDGCPDTDNDADGVLDANDACPMLSEDVDAFRDEDGCPEPDNDEDGVADGSDQCPMEPEDADRFQDEDGCPEPGPNAIAVTVTDTRILISERIYFEFDTDTIRSVSTPLLDQVAEVIGQLSPELRVRIEGHTDDQGVAQYNTDLSFRRARAVVEYLVSRGVPRERLEFRGYGSQHPVAPNDSPEGRALNRRVEFTILHPTDTAPAEGRRRRGREGGER, from the coding sequence GTGATCCCTTCTCTTCGCGCGGCGAGCCGGGGGCTCGGGCGCGTGCTGATCGCAGCGCTCGTCGCCGCCGCCTTCGGGGGCGCTCCAGCCGTCGCCGAGGCGCAGCCTCCACGCGGCTTCGATCTGCAGCTGTACAACCCGCCCGCCGCCGTCGGATCGACGTTCGTCATCGATCGTCCCGGCGTGCCGCGACACCTGAACGCGGTGTTCGGCATCGCGGCGAGCTACGCGGGCGAGCCCTTCGTGCGCGTCGATCCCGAAGGCTCGACGCAGCCGGTGATGTCGCATCTCTTCCAGGGCGAGCTGCTCGCGGCGATCGGTCTCTTCGAGTGGATCGAGCTCGGGCTCGCGCTGCCGGTCGCGGTCGCGGAGGTCGCGGACGACGCGCTCGCGCCGCAGCTCTCGCGCTCGCTGGTCGCAGGCCTCTCGGACATGCGCCTGTCGATGAAGATGCCGATCGTGCGCGGCGACTTCTCGCTCGCGGGAAGGCTCGTCGTCGGGCTGCCCACCGGCGACTCGGGCGCGTTCCTCGGCATGGGCTACTGGACGACGCTGCCCGAGATCGTGGCGGCGTGGGACCTCGGGGTCGTGCGGCTCGCGGGCGAGCTCGGCTATCGCTTCCGCCAGCGTCGATCGCTACCCGGCTTCGAGCAGGACGACGAGCTCCAGATCGCGCTCGGCGGCGAGGTGCCGATCGCGCCGCAGGTGTCGATCGTGGTGGACACGCAGCTGCGTGTGGGCACGGGCGGTCGCACGGTGCGCGAGAACGAGGTGCCGTGGGACGCGAACGCCGGCGCGCGCGTCGCGCTCGGCGACGGCATGACGCTCGAGGCCGCGGTGGGCTTCGGCATCCACGGCGGCTACGGCGCGCCGCTCGCGCGCGGCGTGCTGACGTTCCGCTACGCGACCGAGCGCGATCCCTGCGTCGGCGGGCCCGAGGACTTCGACGGCTTCGAGGACGGAGACTTCTGCGCCGATCTCGACAACGATCGCGACGGCCTCGAGGACGTGCTCGACGCGTGCCGCAACGATCCCGAGGACGTCGACGAGTTCGCCGACGACGACGGCTGCCCCGACACCGACAACGACGCCGACGGCGTGCTCGACGCGAACGACGCGTGCCCGATGCTCTCGGAGGACGTCGACGCGTTCCGCGACGAAGACGGCTGCCCCGAGCCCGACAACGACGAGGACGGCGTCGCCGACGGCAGCGATCAGTGCCCGATGGAGCCCGAGGACGCCGATCGTTTTCAGGACGAAGACGGCTGCCCCGAGCCCGGCCCCAACGCGATCGCGGTGACGGTCACCGACACCCGCATCCTGATCTCCGAGCGCATCTACTTCGAGTTCGACACCGACACGATCCGCTCGGTGAGCACGCCCTTGCTCGATCAGGTCGCGGAGGTCATCGGTCAGCTCTCGCCGGAGCTCCGCGTGCGCATCGAAGGGCACACCGATGATCAGGGCGTCGCGCAGTACAACACCGACCTCTCGTTCCGCCGTGCGCGCGCGGTCGTCGAGTACCTCGTGTCACGCGGCGTGCCGCGCGAGCGCCTCGAGTTCCGCGGCTACGGCTCGCAGCACCCGGTCGCGCCGAACGACTCGCCGGAAGGGCGCGCGCTGAACCGGCGCGTCGAGTTCACGATCCTGCATCCGACCGACACCGCGCCGGCCGAGGGTCGCCGGCGCAGAGGGCGCGAGGGCGGCGAGCGATGA
- a CDS encoding ArsR/SmtB family transcription factor: MKDAMFSRDSDDVRAEPAPDLRPVEGPEADEDLARLAKALGHPTRVMILRRVRVRDGCTCTELVGELGLAQSTVSEHLRVLREAGLVHATDGEAPRNPYRADVHRLRRLKALVGSL; this comes from the coding sequence ATGAAGGACGCGATGTTTTCGCGCGACTCCGACGATGTCCGCGCCGAGCCGGCGCCGGACCTGCGCCCGGTCGAGGGACCGGAAGCGGACGAGGACCTGGCCCGCCTCGCCAAGGCGCTCGGTCACCCCACGCGCGTGATGATCCTGCGTCGCGTCCGCGTGCGCGACGGCTGCACCTGCACCGAGCTCGTCGGCGAGCTCGGCCTCGCCCAGTCGACGGTCTCCGAGCACCTGCGCGTGCTGCGCGAGGCCGGCCTGGTGCACGCGACCGATGGCGAAGCGCCGCGCAATCCGTACCGCGCCGACGTGCATCGGCTGCGACGGCTCAAGGCGCTCGTCGGCTCGCTCTAG